TCCCCGTGCATCACGGCAATGATGGAAGCCCCGGTGTGGGTCCGGATCCGGGATTCGGCAATCTGTTTGTCCACAAACGGAGATTCCGGGGTGAGCTTGATCCATTCCATGACCAGCTGTTTCTGAAAGATCTGCATTTTATCGTCATCCACGGGCTGGTATGTGGCCCCTAAAAGCTGGGCACCCATTTCCCGGGTTTCTTCGGATGTCAATGTCAGAAAATAATCCGCCTCATCTTCGTCGGAATCCTGAAAAAAATACAGGTCCCGTTTGCCGGAGTGATGGATAATGACCACGACTTTCTGTTGTTCCGCAGTCAGGAAAGAAATTTTTTTGCCCACACCGGGCAGATCTGCCATTTTAACTTCCACATGTCACCTCATAAATTTTTGGATTATAATCCTATATTTCATATAAATTTTTGGATTTAACTGCAGCGCAGCGGTGTTTGATTTTGTCCACATAGGCCTGGATATCGCATTTGCGTTCCAGGCCGGAGGCGGCCATGTACCGGATCTTGCCGAAGATGGCCCGTTCGGCCCAGCCCCGGTCGTGGATGCCGTACAGCCAGGCCACGCCGGTGTAGGAGTTGGGGTCTCTGCCGTCCAGAAAATACCGGTTGTTCAACGCCAGCGTGGTCTCAAACGCCTGTTTCGGGGAAGGGGACCATTCCAGGATTTTCTTGCCCCAGTACATGCGCATGTAATTGTGCATGAACCCGGTGCAGGTCATTTCCATCATGGCTGCGTTCCAGTAAGGATCATGGGTGACGGCATCCACCAGTTCCTGTTCTGAATACAGATGGTCTCTGGGATCGGTTTCATGGTCGGCCAGGGTGTTTTTGGCCCACCCGGGAATCACATCAAAAGAATCATAATCAGGCGTGTAGTACACAAAATTGAAGGCCAGCTCCCGCCGGATGATCAATTGTTCGATAAACGCATCCCGGGCATCTGACAGGGATGGATCTACGTCCATGACCCCTAAGGCCAGGTACAATGGGGAGATTTGCCCGAAATGCAGGTACGGGCTCATGTGGGAGATGTCATCGGTCTGGGGCTGGTTGCTGTGCCGGTCATAGTTTTTCAGACCATTGGCCAGAAATGTCTGAAACCGCTTTTCCGCATGAGAAGTGCCGCCAGGGAAAAACCGGGAGACCGGGGGAACGGTCCTGTCCAGGGACAGGGTGTCGCGCACGGCCTGGGGATCTGTGATGTCCAGGCTGTCAAACGACAGGTTCAGAGACGAATGTTTCAGGTCTTTCAAAGGCAGCGGCATGAGAAAATCCGCCAGCACCTTGTGCAGCCGGGGCCGGATGGTTCGGGCCGCATATTCCTTTTTGGTGGTGGCCGCAGCCACGGGCACCACCACATCGGTTTCCACCAGGATGACCGGGCAGCCGGCATTTTTAGCCACCCGGCCCCGCCATTGTCTCTGATGCCGCAGATATCCGGCATCACACACGATCAGGGCCGCCTGTCCGCCTAAATTCAGGGCCGCGTCGGGCGGGTTCCCTTTGAGCACCACCAGCTGGATGCCCCGGTCCGCCAGTGCGGTGCGGGTTTCAGCCAGCCCTTCCAGCATAAACGTGTAATGCCGCAGGTTGGCGTCCGGATACGTGTCGGTCAGGCCGAACCCCACCACCAGGGGCAGACCCAGCCGGTTGGCCTGATCTGCGGCAAATTCCAGGGCATGGTTGAACACGGCCCTCTGGGACTGCTGCATCCAGTAGAGCACATAATCCTTATTCGGGGACGGTTTCTGGATCCGGTCGCGGTTGAGGTGGTGGATACGGGCCGGATGGATGGTCATTCGAATATTTTCTCGTCTGCTGCCGAAGATTCCTGAGCGTCTTCTTCCATGTCCCGGATCTTTCCGGCGGATTTATCTTTCCAGTAGGCTTTGTACCATTCATTGGCAATGATCATGGCCATCACCTCATTGGTGCCGGTCCAGATGGATGCCAGGCGAAGATCCCGGAAGATCCGTTCCACGGGATAGATATTGGTGTACCCGATGCCGCCCATGACCTGCATGGCGTTGTGCACGGCTTTCTGGCAGGATTCCGTGACAAATTTTTTGGACTCCGACACCAGACGACGAATCTGCTTGTCATGGACACCTGCATCCACGGCCCGGGCCGTGGTGTAGATCATGGCCCGGGCTGCATCCAGAAGCGTCACGGCTTCAGCCACCTGGAACGACACCCCCTGGAACTGGGCCACGGGCCGGCCGAATGCCTTGCGTTTAGAGGTGTATCCCGTGGCGATGTCCACGGCCGGCACGGCGGCCCCGATGGTCATGGCGGCCGTGCCCAGGCGCTCGGGGATCATCATGGTGTTGAATACCTTGACCCCCTGGTTGAGGCCGCCCACCCGGTTTTCTTTGGGTACTTTCACATCCTTGAATACCATGCGGGCGGCCCCGCCGCCCCGGCATCCCATCAGGCCGTAAAGATACCGGGTTTCCACCCCGTCGGTGCGGTCCACAATAAAGCAGGAGATACCGTTGCGGGGCTCGGCATCCGGGTCGGTTTTCGCATACACCAGAAAATAATCCGCCCCTTCTCCGCCCACGATGAACCGTTTCTGGCCGTTGAGAACAAAATGGTCGCCTTTGTCCACGGCCGTGGTGGTGGTGCCGAAAAAATCAGACCCGCCCCGGGGTTCGGTGAGGCATTCCGCCGCAAAAATCTCGCCTTTGAGCAACGGTTTGACATATTTTTCTTTCTGGGCATCCGTACCGTGGAGAATGATGGCATCACACACCAATTCTGCGCCCACCCCAAAGGTGCAGGCAAAAATATATCCCAGCACCCCGATCTCTTCCATGACCATGCAGGTGGACACCCAGTCCATGCCTCTTCCGCCCCATTTTTCCGGATACCGGCACCCCATCAGGTTCCGGCGGCCGGCTTCCTGTAAAAATTCTCTGGGGAACCGGATCTTGTCCGCATCCATATCCAGGATCATCTGCCGGGGAATGGTTTTGACAAAATCCCGGGCCTCCTGCTTCAGTTGTTTTTGCTTTTCATTTAAAAGATAATCAAACATGAATGCATTTCCTTGTTTTTTTTGGCTGATATATTGCACCACGAAGGACACGAAGAGCACGAAGGGTTAAAGGACGAATCGTTTGATACCGTGTTTGAGCTTTGTGACATTGAAATTGATCAAAAGTCCGGTTCTGATATCCGCCAATTTCATGTAAGTCAGCAATTGTGCATCATCAAATTCCTTTCTTCGTGCTCTTCGTGTCCTTCGTGATATTATTTTATATATTGCTGTATATGTTGTGCCTTCAGGAGTCAAGTATATGTCTTCTTTTTTCGAGTTTTAAAAAACCGGGATTTGACTTTTTGCTGGATTTGGGGCAATGTTTTTCCCGAAAGGAAAATCCATGCAAGAACCCATTGATCTGAACTGGAAGGAATTCGGCAGTGCATTGCTCAATGCCACGCCCAGCGGGGTGGCCGTATTTGACAATTCGCTCCAGGCCCTGATATCCAACCCGCCGGCCAGAAACTGTCTGGGGCTGTATCCCGGTGCTTTTTTGTCGGCCACCATTCCCTCCCTGACTGCATCGGCCCGGAAAGTCCTGTCGGATCAGATTGTTGAAACCGGCCTGATCGTGGAAAAAAACGACAGCCGGTATTCAGTGATGCTGGGGCCGGTTCACCATGGCAACGCCGCCATCGGCATCATTGCCATTTTTGAAGACATGACCGCGCTGACCAATATCACCAACCGCATGAAAGGGTTTCAGCAGCTGTCCATTGAGCTGGACACCATCATTGACAGCTCCAATGACGGGTTGTGGATCTGTGACGGCAACGGGGTGGTGGTGAGGGTCAATCCGGCATCGGAAAAAATGATCGGGCTGACAGCCGCAGAGGTTGTGGGCAAGCACATGACCGAGCTGGTGGAAAAAAAACTGGTGGACCGGTCCGTGACCCTGGAGGTGCTCAAAACCAGGCAGAAGGTCTCCCTGGTCCAGAAAACCCGCATCGGGCGTGATCTGCTTTTGACTGGGACGCCTGTGTTTGACAAGAACGGAGACCTGTTCAGGGTGGTGATCAATGAGCGGGATATCACGGAAATCACCCGGCTGCAGGAGCAGCTCCGAGAAAATGTCGAGCTGACCGAGCAGTATAAACGGGACATGCTGGAAAAACAGATTGAAGAGACCGAATCTCGCCACATAGTTGCCAGGAGCGACAATTTCCGGAAAATCGTTCAAAAAGCGGTCAAGCTGGCCCAGGTGGACACCACTGTGTTGATTTTAGGGGAAAGCGGCACTGGCAAGGGTGTGATTGCCGACCTGATCCACCGGTATTCCGCCAGGGCCGGTCATCCCATGATCCGGATCAATTGCGGGGCCATCCCGGATACCCTGGTGGAAAGCGAGTTGTTCGGATATGAAAAAGGGGCGTTCACCGGTGCCGGTCACAAGGGCAAGCCCGGTAAGTTTGAAACTGCGGACAAGGGGATCATTTTCCTGGACGAGATTGCCGAGCTGCCTCTGGCATCCCAGGTGAAACTGCTCAAATTCCTGGAGGACGGGGTGATCTCCCGGGTGGGCAGCACCCGGGGGCGGCAGGTGGATGTGCGGATCATTGCCGCCACCAACCGGGATTTAAAGGAGATGATCCAGGACAATCTGTTCCGCAGCGACCTGTACTTCCGGCTTCATGTGGTTCCTTTGACCATTCCGCCGCTCCGGGAGCGCGCCGGGTGCCTAGTCCCGCTGATCACCCATTACCTGGACCGGTTTGCAGGCAAATATGAGAAGCCCAGGATGGCCGTGTCCAGGGAGGCCGCAGATGCCCTGACCGCCTACCCGTTTCCGGGAAATGTCCGGGAACTGATCAATATCTGTGAACGCCTGGTGGTCATGGCCCGGAAACCGCAGATTGAGTACGAGGACCTGCCCGGCAGTATCCGGGAGGCCATACTCTCCTGTGACACCGGTGACACGGCTTGGCATCCGGGCCTCACCCTGTCCCAGATGGTGGCGGACCTGGAAAAAAAAATGCTGGTCCGGGCGTTGAAAAAAGGAAAAACCCAGGTCAATGCCGCCGGGATGCTTGGGATCAACCAGTCCACCATTGCCAGGAAAATCAAAAAATACGGCCTGGACAGGCCTTGACCGAAAGATTCCCCCGCTCAGTTCAGGACAGCTCGTCCGTTCAGGGATGATACGTCAGCCGATGAGACCCCCCACGTTCCGGAACAACCCGGCAGAATCAGGACAGGGATGTTTCGGAAACCATCTCTTTCACCGCCTCAATGGACTGTTCCACCTCCTTTTGTGTGGTGTTCCAGCCAAGACTGAACCGGACCGCGCCGCCGGGAGAGGTGCCGATCGCCTCATGCACCAGTGGGGCGCAGTGCAGGCCGGTTCGAACCGCAATGCCGTAATCGCCGTCCAGGATCATGCCCGCATCTGATGGGTGAATTCCGTCGATGTTGCAGGTAACCAGGGGCACATGTCCCGGGCCGGGGGCGGTGCCGTAGACGGTCACCCCGCCGATGGCGGCCAGGCCCTGCCGTAACTGGGATGCCAAGGCGGCTTTGCGTTGAAGCGTCTTCCGGAAGCCGGATGTTTCCAGAAAGATCAATCCCTCGTCTAGGCCGATGATTCCCAAAAGGTTCAGGGTACCGGTTTCCAGGCGGTGGGGAAAGGCTTCGGGTTGGTCCAGACGAAGGGATTCCACGCCCGTGCCGCCGAACCGGGTAGGGGATATCCGGACATCCGGCAGGGTCACCAGCCCTCCGGTTCCGGTGGGACCCAGCAGGGCCTTGTGCCCGGTGAAGGCCAGGGCGCTCACGTGCCAGGATTCCATGTCAATGGGGATAAATCCCGCACTCTGGGCCGTGTCGATCACCAGCGGGATCCCCCGGTTCCGGCAGATCTGTCCGATTCCGGCAATGGGCTGGACCGTTCCCAGTACGTTGGAAGCGTGGTTGATCACCACCAGCCGGGTATGGTCACGGATGGCTCTGGCGATCGCCTCCGGAGTGACGATACCTCGGGAATCGAATTCCACAAGCGTGTAGTCGATACGGCCGGATTGCCGGAGGTGGTACAGGGGCCGGAGCACGGAATTGTGTTCCAACGTCGTGGACACCACGTGGTCGCCCGGGCGCGTCATTCCTGAAATGGCCAGGTTCAGGGCATCCGTGGCATTGCTGGTGAACACGACCCGGTCGGGATCCGGGGCCCCGAACCAGGCGGCGATCCGCTGCCGAACCTGGTGGATGTATTGCCCGGCCTCCACGGCCATGTCATACCCGCCCCGTCCCGGGGAACACCCCATTCGGCGGTACCGGGCCGTCATCCGGTCCAGCACCCCGGACGGCCGGGGAAAGGTGGTGGCCGCATGGTCCATGTAGATGAACGGGTTGTCCATATTCGGTTTCTTGTTTTCCATATCGGTTATGTCACATGCAGGATTTGGGGTTGGGAAGCCCGGCCAGGCGCCGGGCCCCGAATTTGATTCCTCCGGGAAAAAGGGCCTCGATCCGGCTGATACGCATGTTTATGCCGTTCCTGAGGACGTTGTTTAAGGGGGCCCGCCCGTTGCAGTAATAATAGTCCCTGAGGAACCGCAGCACGTTCAGGTGGTCATCGCCCAGGGGGTCCAGCCCGGTTTCCACCGCCAGAAACCGGGCCGTGTCTTCGGTCCAGTCATCCGGGTCATCGAAAAACCCCTCGCTGTCAAAAACAATCTGCCGTCCATGAATGATCCGGGTCCGGGGACCGGGGGTACGGGAGTCTTCCCAGCTCACGGGTTATTTCCCTTTTTCCGCCAGTTTTGCCTTGACCTTTTCAGGGGTGGCCGGCAGGTCGGTGACCCAGATGCCGCAGGCGTTGTACAGCGCATTGATGATGGCCGGGGCCGTAGGAACCATGGTCATCTCCCCGACGCCCACCGCGCCGGCAGGCCCCCGGGTCCGCGGGGTCTGGAGCAGGATCGTTTCCATGTCAAAAGCGGTTTTCATACTGGGGAACCGGAAGGTGGCCCAGTCCTTTGTCTGGCCAGCGATATACTGCTCCCGCAGCGCAAACCCGGCCCCCATGTCCATGCCGCCATGGAGTTGTCCTTCCACATTCTGGGGATGGATCAGGACCCCGGCGTCGCAGGCCGTGGTCATCCGGATGATCCGGATTCCGCCGGTCCGGGTGTCCACCTCGATTTCCGCCAGCTGGATGGCATGGACCTGGGAATCGAAAGACGGTCCCTGGCCGGTTTTTTCGTCCAGGGTGCCGGCATGGGCGGATTTTTTCCTGCCAATGTACCGGACCGGTTTGCCGGCTTTTTTCAGGTCCCCCGCAGTTTTGGCACCCACTTCCGCCATGGCGTTTTTCAACGCATTGACCGCCTCCACCAGGGCCCCGCCCACCATGAAGGTCAGGCGGCTGCCGGCAGCCGGTCCCGTGGCCGTGGTCAGATCCGTGTCCCGGGTCACCAGCCGGATTTTGTCTAGGGGAAGGTGCATGTGCCGGGCCGCCAGCTGGGTCAGCATGGAATCGGTGCCTTCCCCGGGATCCGCTGCCGCCGCATATATGGTGATGCCGCCGTCGCTGTCCAGCTCGACTGCGGCAATGGCGCTGTCCCCGGGGCCGCCGATGCCGAATGCCCCGGCAGCCAGTCCGACCCCCCGGATCAGGGTGTCATGCGCAAATGCCGTTGCCTCCCGGATCGCCAGTTCGTAATTCGGACGGATGGCATCGCACAGCTCTGGAAACGGCCACTGGTCCACGGCTTGGCCCGTGGATTTGGTCTGGCCCGGGACCAGGGAGTTGAGTTGTCTGAACCGGAGCGGGTCAATGCCCAGTTTGGCAGCCAGCATGTCCATGGCGCATTCCAGGGCGAAATGGGCCTGTGGCGGTCCCGCCCCCCGGGCTGCGCTGCCCCATGGGTTGTTGGTATAGACCAGGCGGGACAGACAGTGGACATCTGGAATGTGATAGGACCCGGAGAGCATGAGCAGGGCACGGTTGACAATGACGTTTCCGTTGGAGTGATACGCCCCGTTGTCCACCACCATATCCATGTCCAGACCGGTCAGGCGGTGGGCCGCGTCCGCCCCTAACGTCACATTCATCTGGAATGAATGCCGCTTGGAGGACATCTGCATCGATTCTTCGAGCCCGGGGATGTAGCGTACGGGCTGCCGGAAATGCAGGGCCGCGGCTGCGGCAATGCCTTCGGAGGTGATTTCCAGCTTGATGCCGAACTGGCCCCCTGAAAACGCCTCCACATACCGCATGTTCTCCCACCCCACCGCCTCCTGGAGCATACCCAGGTGGTGGTGGATGTTGATGCTCCTGCCGATCACCACCAGCTGTTTCTCTTCACCCGATCCTTCCATGAAAGCGGCGCATGCTTCCGGTTCCAGCGGGGCCTGGTGGTTGGTCTGAGTCTTGAAACGGGCCTGAATGACCGCGTGAGACCCTTCCAGCGCTTTTTTGGCATCCCCCTTGATCTGGGGCTGGGTAAAGCACAGGTTTGGCCACTGGTCATGGATCTGGACGGCATCCGAAGTCAAAGCTTCCATGGGGTCGGACAGCACGGGCAGCAGGGTGTAGGTGATATCGATTTCTGCCAATGCGTCCAGGGCCTGCTGCCGGGTGGCGGCCGCCACCACGGCCACGGGGTCCCCGATATACCGGACCCGGTCTTCGCACAAGACCGGGCGGTCAGGAACCATGTACTTGAGCCGGTTCGTGCCCTGGATGTCCTTTGCCGTCATCACACCGGCCACCCCTGGGCAGGCCAGGGCCTTTGACACATCGATGGACAAGATGTCGGCATGGGCGTGGGGACTGCGCAGGGCTGCCAGCTCCAGGGCGCCGGGTATCCGGATATCCGCGGTAAAGGCGGCGGTGCCGCAGGCCTTGGCCATTGCCGAGGGCCGTGGATGGTTCACCCCCATCAGGCCGGACCCAGCCCCGGGAGCCACCTGTTCCGGCGTGGTGTCACCCCTGAGGAAGCGGGCGGCCAGCTGCACCGCCTCGATGATCTTGGTATACCCGGTGCACCGGCACAGGTTCCGGCGCAGGGCATGTTTGATCTCCTCGGGGGTCGGGGTGAGAGTTTGATCCAAGAGGGCTTTGGCGGCCATGATCATGCCGGGGGTGCAGAACCCGCACTGGATGGCACCGGCCAGCAAAAACGCCTGCTGGATCAGATGGGGATTATCCGGTGTTCCCAGGCCTTCCACCGTGATGACATCCGCGCCGCCCAGTTTTTCGACCCGGGTGAGGCAGGACAGCACCGCTTTGCCGTTCACGATCACCATGCAGGCCCCGCACTGGCCTTTCCGGTCGCAGGACTGTTTGGTTCCGGCAAGGCCCAGGGTGTCACGGAGCAGATCCAAAAGGACCAGTGTGTCATCCGCGATCACCTGGACCGGTTTGCCGTTGACGCGCAAATTGACTATCTTCATTGACTATCTCCCAAGTATTGCATCCCTTTTATAAGGTTTTATACGATTTTTTCATCAGGTGTTCCAGTCCCTTTTTCCGGATGGTCCCGGTGCGTCAGGGCACCTGGTTTACTTTTCCAGAGATGAAAATCCGTCTTCCAGTATGGACAGGCCTTTGTCAAGTTCTTCATCCGTGATGACAAACGGCATCAGGGTCCGGATCACATTGCCGAAATTGCCGCATGAAAGAATCACCAACCCCTTGTCGTAGCAGATCTGGGTCAGTTTTTTGGCGGCGTCCGTGGCCGGTTCTTTTGTGTCGCGGTCATTGACCAGTTCCAGGGCCAGCATGGGACCTTTGCCCCGGACTTCGCCGATGATCTCATGGCGGTCCGCCAGTTCGGCAAACCGTTTTTGCAGGATGTCACCCAGCTGCCGGGACCGTTCCAGCAGATTGTCTTCAAACAAAATCTCCAGAACGGCCAGGGCGGCCTGGCAGGACAGAGGATTGCCGCTGTAAGTGCCGCCCAGACCCCCGGGATGCGGGGCATCCATGAGTTCAGAGCGTCCCGTGACCGCACTCAAAGGCATGCCGCCGGCCAGGCTTTTGGCCTGGGTGACGATATCCGGTTCAATGCCCCAGTGTTCAGTGGCCAGGAATTTGCCGGTCCGGCCGGCACCGGACTGGACTTCGTCCATGATCAGCAGGATGCCGTATTTTTTAGCAATGGCCGCCAGTTTCGGGAAATATTCCGGCGGCGGGGTGACAAATCCGCCTTCCCCCTGGATGGGTTCGGCAATAATGGCGGCACAGGATTCCGGGTCCACATGGGTGATGAAAAATGATTCAATCATCTCTATACAGGCAATGTTGCAGGACGGATAAGTGCATCCCATGGGGCACCGGTAGCAGTAGGCATAGGGCAGGCGGTACACTTCCGGGGCAAACGGACCGAACCCGTATTTATAAGGTTTGATTTTGCTGGTCAAAGACATGGTCATCAGCGTCCGGCCGTGAAATCCGTTTTCAAACGCGATCACTGCCGGGCGTTTGGTGGCGTACCGGGCGACTTTTACGGCGTTTTCCACGGCTTCGGCCCCGGAGTTGGCAAACATGGTTTTTTTGGCAAAATCTCCGGGAACCAGGTCATTGAGTTTTTTTGCCAGCTCAATATATGAATCATACATGCCCACGTGAAAACAGGTGTGGATGAACCGGTCCGCCTGATCCTTGATGGCTTTGACCACTTTGGGATGGGCATGGCCCACGTTGTTGACCCCGATGCCGCCGGCAAAGTCGATGAATGTTTTACCGTCCACATCGGTCATGGTCGCACCGCTGGCTTTTGCAATCACGGCCGTGGTGAGATTGGCCGGTCCCTGGGCCACATGTGCTTTTCTGAGCTCATTGAAATACTCGGTTTTGTTGGAAGTCATTTTGTTTCTCCAGAAAAATTGAAATTATTATAAAGGTTGATACCATTCAATCTGTAAGTAGTGTTATACATCATTATTATTCAAGTTGATTAAATCAAAAAAAAAGAACAAAAAATTTGCTTGATACTCAGGTTGAGCAAAATATGTGCCAAAAAAGCTTTTATTAGAAGGCTGTTTCTGTAATTAAAAAGCTTTTATTAGAAGACTGTTTCTGTAATTAAAAAGCTTTCCGTCAAGTTTTTTGTTTTCGGTTTGCAAGCTTTGACACTAAAAAAATTGAAATAAATCAAATATGCATAATAATGCAATTTTGCATATCAAAAAAGCTTTTTTGTTAATTATTTGATTTAATTGAAAAATATTGTTGAGATGTCGTCTTGTCTTGGCAAAAATATGCAAATATGCATATTTTTGCCAGGTTGGGTAAGGCGTATTTGTTGTTTCGATGAATCATCCACAGTCTGTCACATGATTATTTCATAAAAATAAAATTTTTAAAGCTAAAGATTTAGAATATGATAGATTTTTTTGATTTTGGCATACTAATTGCTGAGGCCAATACAACAAAAAAAGTCACATTTATGATGCATTTAAATCGAATTTTTTGAACACCAAATATTAACCCTTGATCAAGTTAAAGAAAAATTGCAGTCCTGGCTGGCATCATTGGGGTGCAAGCCTAAATAAATATACAAGGAGTTATCGTATGAGTGAAGAAAAATTTGTGGATAAAAGTTGGGGTGACGGGGTGACGATAGAGCCCTATCTGATGTCGGTTTTGTCTAGCCGCATGTTCTGTATTGGTGTTGAAATGACCAATACGATGGTGCGCACAGCACGTTCACTTCTAATGAGTATCTGTAGAGACTTGTCTACAGCTATTTGCGACAGAAATGCAGATGTTATTTCTCTTCCACCCTGTATTCCTGTCCATGTTGCTAACATGGGGCTATCTGTTAGACCGGCATTCAATCATCCTGAAGGTATTCAAGAAGGGGATCTGTTCTTAAACAACTCTCCATATAATGGAAACACACATCATGCAGATTACACCTATATCGCTCCTGTTTTTAGTGATGGTGAACTGATGTTCTGGACTGCAGCAAAAGGGCACCAGGCAGACTGTGGTAATAGTATCCCAAGCACCTACCACCCAACTGCATTGGACCTTTATGAAGAAGGAGCAATTGACTGGCCTTGTGTCAAAATCCAGAAAGGATATAAAGATGTGCATGATCTTATTCGTATTGCCATGATGCGAATTCGTGTGCCTGATCAGTGGTATGGTGATTATCTTGCTGGTGTTGGTTCAGCCAGAATTGGCGAAAGACGACTGCAAGATATGTGCAAAGAATATGGCAATGATGTCATTAAGGAGTTTTGCAACTCTTATCAAGAATACGGTAAAAAAAGAATGGTTGAAGAGATAAAAAAGCTTCCTGCAGGTACTTGGGATTATCGTATCAGTCATGACCGTATACCCGATTTGTTGCCTCAGATTGATATTCATATCAAAGCCACTATCAATCCTGATGAAGGCTATATTACTATAGATTTACGAGACAATGAAGATTCACAGCTTTGTGGTCTAAATCTTTGTGAAGCAACGACGGTTGCCAGCGCCCGGACAGGATTTTTGAATCGTATGCCGGCCGATATGCCGCATAACAATGGGGCCATGTCACGTATACAAGTGCTGACAAGGGAAGGCTGTGTTGTTGGTAAGGCAAAGTATCCTTACTCCTCTTCCCTTGCAACAACTAATGTTGCAGATAGGCTTATTTCTGGTGTTCAGTGTCTTTTCAATCAGATCCCTGAACTCGACTCAAGAGGTATTGCAGAAGGCGGCGCTGTTCAATGTCCGGCAGTATCAGTCATTTCCGGTAAAGACTGGCGTCGAGAGGATGAACCATACGTTAATCAGCTGTTCTGTGGTATGACTGGTGGTCCGGGCACAAATGGCCATGACGGCTGGGTAACTTATCAATATCCTTGTACCGGTGGTGGGCTATATTGGACCAGTACGGAGATTATGGAGCAGCGTTATCCGGTGCTGGTGCGCGAAGAAGAAATTATTCAAGATGGTATCGGTTCAGGGCAATGGGATTCAGCCCCTGCATGTCAATTTATTCTTGCTCCCAGAAAACATCCTATGATGGCCGCATATTCATGTGATGGCCAAGATAATCTTCCCAAAGGCGCAAAGGGAGGTCGAGATGGGCATAAATCAGGGGCATGGAAATATACTATCGCAGAAGGGTTGGATGCAAAAACTGAACTGCC
Above is a window of Desulfotignum balticum DSM 7044 DNA encoding:
- a CDS encoding cation:proton antiporter regulatory subunit — its product is MADLPGVGKKISFLTAEQQKVVVIIHHSGKRDLYFFQDSDEDEADYFLTLTSEETREMGAQLLGATYQPVDDDKMQIFQKQLVMEWIKLTPESPFVDKQIAESRIRTHTGASIIAVMHGDDMIVSPDINEVLKAGDTVMAAGKRDQIRRFEAMARGASTEGDH
- a CDS encoding deoxyribodipyrimidine photo-lyase, whose translation is MTIHPARIHHLNRDRIQKPSPNKDYVLYWMQQSQRAVFNHALEFAADQANRLGLPLVVGFGLTDTYPDANLRHYTFMLEGLAETRTALADRGIQLVVLKGNPPDAALNLGGQAALIVCDAGYLRHQRQWRGRVAKNAGCPVILVETDVVVPVAAATTKKEYAARTIRPRLHKVLADFLMPLPLKDLKHSSLNLSFDSLDITDPQAVRDTLSLDRTVPPVSRFFPGGTSHAEKRFQTFLANGLKNYDRHSNQPQTDDISHMSPYLHFGQISPLYLALGVMDVDPSLSDARDAFIEQLIIRRELAFNFVYYTPDYDSFDVIPGWAKNTLADHETDPRDHLYSEQELVDAVTHDPYWNAAMMEMTCTGFMHNYMRMYWGKKILEWSPSPKQAFETTLALNNRYFLDGRDPNSYTGVAWLYGIHDRGWAERAIFGKIRYMAASGLERKCDIQAYVDKIKHRCAAVKSKNLYEI
- a CDS encoding acyl-CoA dehydrogenase family protein, whose translation is MFDYLLNEKQKQLKQEARDFVKTIPRQMILDMDADKIRFPREFLQEAGRRNLMGCRYPEKWGGRGMDWVSTCMVMEEIGVLGYIFACTFGVGAELVCDAIILHGTDAQKEKYVKPLLKGEIFAAECLTEPRGGSDFFGTTTTAVDKGDHFVLNGQKRFIVGGEGADYFLVYAKTDPDAEPRNGISCFIVDRTDGVETRYLYGLMGCRGGGAARMVFKDVKVPKENRVGGLNQGVKVFNTMMIPERLGTAAMTIGAAVPAVDIATGYTSKRKAFGRPVAQFQGVSFQVAEAVTLLDAARAMIYTTARAVDAGVHDKQIRRLVSESKKFVTESCQKAVHNAMQVMGGIGYTNIYPVERIFRDLRLASIWTGTNEVMAMIIANEWYKAYWKDKSAGKIRDMEEDAQESSAADEKIFE
- a CDS encoding GxxExxY protein, with translation MTPEGTTYTAIYKIISRRTRRARRKEFDDAQLLTYMKLADIRTGLLINFNVTKLKHGIKRFVL
- a CDS encoding sigma-54 interaction domain-containing protein, giving the protein MQEPIDLNWKEFGSALLNATPSGVAVFDNSLQALISNPPARNCLGLYPGAFLSATIPSLTASARKVLSDQIVETGLIVEKNDSRYSVMLGPVHHGNAAIGIIAIFEDMTALTNITNRMKGFQQLSIELDTIIDSSNDGLWICDGNGVVVRVNPASEKMIGLTAAEVVGKHMTELVEKKLVDRSVTLEVLKTRQKVSLVQKTRIGRDLLLTGTPVFDKNGDLFRVVINERDITEITRLQEQLRENVELTEQYKRDMLEKQIEETESRHIVARSDNFRKIVQKAVKLAQVDTTVLILGESGTGKGVIADLIHRYSARAGHPMIRINCGAIPDTLVESELFGYEKGAFTGAGHKGKPGKFETADKGIIFLDEIAELPLASQVKLLKFLEDGVISRVGSTRGRQVDVRIIAATNRDLKEMIQDNLFRSDLYFRLHVVPLTIPPLRERAGCLVPLITHYLDRFAGKYEKPRMAVSREAADALTAYPFPGNVRELINICERLVVMARKPQIEYEDLPGSIREAILSCDTGDTAWHPGLTLSQMVADLEKKMLVRALKKGKTQVNAAGMLGINQSTIARKIKKYGLDRP
- a CDS encoding aminotransferase class V-fold PLP-dependent enzyme, whose protein sequence is MENKKPNMDNPFIYMDHAATTFPRPSGVLDRMTARYRRMGCSPGRGGYDMAVEAGQYIHQVRQRIAAWFGAPDPDRVVFTSNATDALNLAISGMTRPGDHVVSTTLEHNSVLRPLYHLRQSGRIDYTLVEFDSRGIVTPEAIARAIRDHTRLVVINHASNVLGTVQPIAGIGQICRNRGIPLVIDTAQSAGFIPIDMESWHVSALAFTGHKALLGPTGTGGLVTLPDVRISPTRFGGTGVESLRLDQPEAFPHRLETGTLNLLGIIGLDEGLIFLETSGFRKTLQRKAALASQLRQGLAAIGGVTVYGTAPGPGHVPLVTCNIDGIHPSDAGMILDGDYGIAVRTGLHCAPLVHEAIGTSPGGAVRFSLGWNTTQKEVEQSIEAVKEMVSETSLS
- a CDS encoding TusE/DsrC/DsvC family sulfur relay protein encodes the protein MSWEDSRTPGPRTRIIHGRQIVFDSEGFFDDPDDWTEDTARFLAVETGLDPLGDDHLNVLRFLRDYYYCNGRAPLNNVLRNGINMRISRIEALFPGGIKFGARRLAGLPNPKSCM